The Flavobacteriales bacterium genomic sequence TTTGTGATTGAAGACAATGCCCAGGCACAGGGAGCCACAAGCAATGGCGGTTCAACCGGAAGCTTCGGTCACATGAATGCAACCAGTTTTTACCCGGCCAAGAACATCGGTGCCCTGGGAGATGGTGGCGCGATTGTATGCAATGACGAAGAACTGTATACGCGTGGCAGCGTTTTGCGCAATTACGGTTCACCGGAGAAATATGTGCACGATGTGCAGGGCATGAACTCAAGACTGGATGAATTACAGGCGGCTTTCCTTCGTGTTAAACTTCGGAAACTGCCCGAATGGAATGAAGAACGGCAACGCATTGCAGGCATTTACCGTGAAGGTCTGTCGGACTTGCCGGATGTAGTCCTTCCACATGTGAATCCACAGGTGACACATGTATATCACTGTTTTGTTATTCAGGTGCCCGACAGAGACCGGTTGCGGAAGTATTTGCAGGAACGCGGGATAGGTACATTGATTCACTATCCCATTCCCCCGCACCTCCAGAAAGCATACGCAGGTCTGGGTTGGAAAAAGGGAGATTTTCCCATCGCCGAATCACTATCGGAACACCTGATGAGCTTGCCTGTATATCCGGGTATGACCGATCGGGATATCAGCTATGTAGTAGAAAATATTTCTGATTTTTTCAGGTCATGAATGTCCTGCTTGCCATATGATCAGCGTGGTTTCTTATACCCCAGACAGAAAAGATCATTGGGATGCATTGATCCAGGGATCGCCGTGCGCCAACCTGTTGTTTTACCGCAATTTTATGGAGTACCATGCAGACCGGTTCAATGATGCGTCTGTGCTTGTATATCAGGAAGACCGGCCGGTGGCTGTTTTTCCCGCTAACCTGACACAAGATGGACAGGTCGTTTCTCATCAGGGACTCACCTATGGTGGCATCATTTGCGCCACCCCGGTCAGCATCACGGATATGGCACATATTTTCCGTGAGATCACCAGGCATTATCACGAAAGTGGTTTTTCTAAAATCGTGTACAAAAGGCTCCCGGATTATTTTCGCACGCATTCTTTCCAGGAAGATCTTTATCCATTGTTCCTGGTAGATGCACAACTGGTGCGCCGGGATACTTCTTTTGT encodes the following:
- a CDS encoding DegT/DnrJ/EryC1/StrS family aminotransferase, whose protein sequence is MIHTVPFFSLSHMHDELHADLLDAFQRVYQANHFVLGKEVEAFEKDFAAFCGSRYAIGVANGLDALHVSLKTLGVGQGDEVIVPSNTFIATVLAVSQAGAIPVFAEPDPQTYNLTTDGIDRVKSSRTKAVIPVHLYGQSCVMKPMMTWANDHDVFVIEDNAQAQGATSNGGSTGSFGHMNATSFYPAKNIGALGDGGAIVCNDEELYTRGSVLRNYGSPEKYVHDVQGMNSRLDELQAAFLRVKLRKLPEWNEERQRIAGIYREGLSDLPDVVLPHVNPQVTHVYHCFVIQVPDRDRLRKYLQERGIGTLIHYPIPPHLQKAYAGLGWKKGDFPIAESLSEHLMSLPVYPGMTDRDISYVVENISDFFRS